The following nucleotide sequence is from uncultured Draconibacterium sp..
AATTCGATCATTCCCCTACATCTCAACAGAAGGCAGAATATACTGACGCACTAATTTAAACAACTTCGATTTACCGGCCCAGTTCCCACTGGTGAAAACCACGGTCATATCCAACGCGGGGAAAACCATTATTACCTGTCCGCCCCAACCATTGGCACGGTACATTTTTATGTTTTTGCCACCGTGGTACAACTCGCTTTGCCACCAGGTGTACCCGTAACCGTTCTTACCCGAATCTTCGATGGGCAACTTTATACCGGAGTTATTATTATATACGGTTGAGCTCTTTGCTACCCAATCGGCCGACAGGATGCGCTCTCCGTTCCACATGCCGTTATCGAGGTAAGTAATTCCCAGTTTAAGCATATTGCGGGGAGTAACACTCAAAGAACTGGCTGCTTCAACAACTACTCCATCCGGATATTTCATCCACGTGCCTTCTTTTATTCCCAATGGTTCGAACAAGTATTTTTTCGAGAACTCGTCGAGATCAAGTCCGGTAGCATTTCTTAAAATTTCACCCAAAATAACAATGCCACCGCCGTTGTAGGTAAACGATGTTCCGGGTTCCGCCCACCATTCACGATCTAAAACACAGGTTACCGGATCGTTGCAATCGAAATACAAGCGGTCCATGTCGTTGGTAGATTCCGTTCCGTGAGCGGCGCTCCACTCATCCCAGGCTAAGCCGGAGGTCATCGTCAACAGGTGCTCAATGGTAATGTATTCGCGGTTATTGGTTTTCAGGTGTTGATGTTCGGGCAGGTAATCAAAAATGGATTGATCAACACTTTTTATAAAACCTTTATCGACGGCGATTCCGATACATGCCGACACAAAACTTTTTGTTACTGACATAACACTGTGTTTCGTTTCCGGACCGTATTCCACGTAGTCGCCGTAGTAATAAGGTTTATCCCATGCGTAAAGATGTCCCGGGAAATACTGTTCAACAACGAGTTTATTGTTTTTGTAGATCAGCATGGAATGTATCTCTCCAAATTTACCGGCGTAGATTTTCTGAATAGCATCTTTTATATAGCGCTCATCAATATTGGCATCATTCGGCGTGCCTACATTAATTCCATCGTTCATTTCTGCCGGAGGAGTTAAAATAACCTCCTCCGCTTTTTTATTGTTACACGAGCTGGCTCCCAATACGGCCTGCAGTATAACCAATATGAGTAACATTCTTCCGATCAGCAGTTTCATGGTTTTAAATTTACGAGTTAGTGGATATTATTTCAGCAATTACAGGACGTGCTTTCTCAATCCTGTTCAAATCAAGTTGAAGTCCGAGTGGTTCATATACTTTGGCAAAGTACTCATAGATTCCTTTTACCATTTCGAAAGGCGCCTGAACCGACTGCAAGGCAGTTGATCCTGAATTATTTACTACGGAACTATCGATACCTTTGTTTAATAATGCCTTCACTATTTCGGTACGGCAGAAAAAAGCTGCAGTGTGCAAAGCGGTAGAACCATCATTATTCGTAACATTCAGGTCTGCACCGGCATCGATCAGTGCTTTGGCAATTTCTGTTTTTCCAAAGACACAGGCAGTCATTAGTGGACTTGATCCACCTGCAGGCTCTTTTTCATTCAAATCGGCACCCGATTCAATTATTCTCTTTACAGTTTCCAAATCTCCTGCAATTACCGCTGCATGTATACTTTTCCCACTTTGAGGCGCTGTGCTTGTTTCTGTTGTTTCTGTTTTCTGTTCTTTGTTTTCTGTTGTTCCGGGATAAGCAGTAAAAGCCGCTAATATAATTACTACCGACATGACTGCAGTGGCAACTGTTTTTGTATTGACTGTGCGTTGACGGATTGTTCGCCACGAGTAAATAAGCAGATTTGAAAGTCCAAAAGTAAGTATAGTAACCATAAGGAATTTCACCATCGACGGAATTGGTAATGCCATTAACGAGAGTGCAACTACTCCAAGTACAATAGTGTGAATAATGTAAACCGAGTAAGAATTTCTGTTCAGTTCGTCCATAAGCGCATACCTTTTGTTTAAACTATGGCGGAAACCGTAAAGGAATACATACAGCAGAGTAAGTTGCGATGCCAGGCCAAAAGCATAATAAACAACACGGTCGGCAAACTGCGATATGAAATAGTAATTACGCGCTGGGTCGATAATATTGAAAAAGGTATTTAGTGCAACGGCCGTAAAAATTCCGAGGGCGAAAGTCAGAACTACATTTGCGACTATATAAAGTCGTTTGTTCTTTTGGGTTGAATCGAACACTTTTAATTTGTAGCAAAGTGTACCCAGCAAAAAAGACATAAAGTAAACCAACAAACGCTCGCGTTGAAAATGTAGAATAGCAGAATCGTACCAGCCGTTCAGTCCCATTTGTGCAATTGTTACACTGGATACAACACCAACCACAAACATTACGATTACTGCAGTTTTTAGGTTAATTTTTAACGACAGCACTTTTGTTTTTGCCAGCACCAGATAAATCACCTGAAACAGAAACAATACAGGCAAAAACCATAACCAGTTTTGTGCCGGGTTGTTGGCATAAAAACTCAGGTCGCTTCCGGCCCGTTCAAAAAAGTGGAAGTACGAGAACCATTCTTCCTGTGGTAAACCACGTGAATATAAAAAGATGAATTTGTAAGCAGGAATCAAAGCAAAAACCGCAATTAGCCACGGAATCAAAATACGTTTCACTTTTGATTTAATAAATTCGATTGATGTTTTTGACTTCAGCGACATCGGGATTAAATACCCGGAGATAAAGAAGATCGTAAACATTATAAACAGATCAAGGTACAAACGGATCATTCCGATTGAATTTGCTTTTACCGGATCGACAACAATCCAGGAGTTTTGCAAAACATGTTCATAAACCAATCCTGAGTGTAAAACAACAACCAGGAAAATCATTAATGTTCTTAAATGGTCGAGAAAATAAATTCGTGTTTTCATGATTTTTATTTTAGTCGGAAGACGGAAGCCCGAAGTCCGAAGTTTTTCGATAGTGTAAAGGTCGTGTGAAGCGTGACGCAGGTCTAATGAACTATGCAGCCAAGTGTATGAAGTTTGCTGAAGGCTTAAAACTTATGGCGCAAGCATATAAATTATGATGCAAAACATGATGCAAAGCCCTGAAAAGCTTGCCAAATAAGCGTTCTATAAAGCACATTAAAACATCAAAAAAACACGCTCCTCAAAATAAAATATGATCGAAAGAATGGATAGGATAAGCGACAAACAAACAGTTTTTGTATTTTTAGGATCGTAATTATCCGAAGCTATCAACTATGCCAAATCTTAACACCGCAGAAAAAAGTTTTTTAAACCAAATTACTCAGCTTGTTGAGGACAACATTTCCAACGAGCAGTTTGGTGTTTCGGAGTTGGCAGATGCTGTTGGAATGAGTCGCTCGAACCTGTTACGAAAAATCAAAAAGCTCACCGAATTATCCGCCAGTCAGTTTATTCGTAATGTGCGTTTAAAATATGCTACCGAGTTGCTTCAGGAAGGTTCATACACGGTTTCCGAAATTTCGTATAAGGTTGGTTTTGGCAGCCCCTCGTATTTTATAAAATGCTTCCGCGAGTTGTATGGTTTCCCTCCCGGAGAAATGGGCATGCAGGAAGAGCCTGCGGAACAGGAACCAGAAACTGAACCAGAGTTACAGGCTCCCGTTCCCAAAAAAAAGTTTCCGCTTTTATTGATTTCCTTTTTTGCTATCGTTGCAATAGCAGCCATTTTGTACTTTGTGCTGCGTCCCGATTCCGAGAATACAAAAAAAATAAAGTCAATTGCCGTACTGCCATTTTTAAACGACAGCAACGACACTACAAACGTGTATATCATTAACGGATTGATGGAAGCCACATTGAATAATCTTCAACAGATAAAGGATCTGCGGGTAATCAGCCGCACCTCGGTTGAACAGTACCGCAACAATCCGAAACCGTCACCCGAGATTGCAAAAGAACTAAATGCCACGTACCTGATTGAAGGCAGCGGACAAAAGATTGGCGACCAGATTCTGCTCAATATTCAGTTGATAGAAGCAAAAACCGACAAACATTTGTGGAGCCAGCAATACCGGCGTGATACCGAAGACATTTTTACTTTGCAGGCCGATGTGGCAAAAAGTATCGCCGAACAAATAGAAGCCATTGTTACGCCGGAAGAAATAGAACGTATTGAAAAAGCACCAACCGATAACCTGGAGGCTTACGACCTGTTTTTAAAAGGATATGATTTGCTTGGCAAACCAACCGAAGAAAACCTGAAAGCGGCAATTCCTTATTTCAAACAAGCGATTCAACACGATGAAGAATTTGCCCGTTCTTATGCCGCAATTGCTATTGCTTTCTATCTGCTGGACCAAAATAAAACGGAAAAACAATTTGCCGACTCCATAAATTATTATGCCGATCAGGCTCTTTTTTACGACTCGAAATTGCCACAGAGTTTAACGGCCAAAGCTCTTTTTTATATGGAGCACAGCGAATACGAACTGGCACTTCCCTACTTTGAAAAAGCGCTGGAGATCAGCCCTAATTCAGATGTGGTTTTAATCTTTATGGTTGAGTTATATGTGAATTATTTACCCAATACAGAGAAGTACCTGGAATACGCATTAAAGGGGCTCGAAATTGATATTGTTGCAGCCTACGATTCGGCAGCGGCAAGTTACAGTTACCTGCACATAAGTAATGCTTTTATCCAATCGGGTTTTGTCGATGAAGCGGAAAAATACATTGATATTTCGCTTGAATACCTTCCTAACAACTTATACTCTCAATATGTAAAAGCATATATCGATTATGCAAAGAATGAAGATTTAAATCAGCTAAATAAATCATTGCTTACTACCTTTGAAAAGGATAAAACCCGCCTCGACATTTTGCAGGAAGTGGCAAAATCATACTACTATCTGCGCGATTTCGAAACAGCAGCAAAATATTACAAAGCTTTTGTTGAAGCCCGTGAAACGTACAATCTTGAAATCTACAGGTCGGAAAACGGGAAAATTGCAGTAACCTTTGATAAAGTTGGCGAGCAGGAATTAGCGGATAAGTATTTTGAGCAGTACCGAACATGGGCAGAAAATGATCCTTCTATTTACAGCAACTTCTCATTGGCATATTATTACTCTTACAAAGGAGATACTGACAAGGCCATCGAGTATTTAAAAGCTTTCACAAAGCAGGAAAACTTTCATTACTGGACGGTTCTTTTTACACCAATCGATCCGCTAATGGAGAATTTAAAACAACACCCGCAGTATAATAAGGTATTTCGCGAGATTGAAGCCAAATTCGAGGCAAATCACAAACGGATTAAAAAGTCGCTGCAGGAAAAAGGGCTTTTGTAAACTTGATCTGCTGGTTCGATCTTCATAAAAATATACAGCAAAAACACACGATAAAGATCAGTAGCTCAGAGCTAGCCTTTTTCAATAAAACGACGTTTGTTTATTCAATATTAATGGGTAACTTACCATGCTAATAAAGAAGTATATACAATTCGTAATATGGACATTTATGATCATCCTCAGAATATAGAGATCCGGGGGAAAAAAATAGCCTATTATCGATACGGAAAAGGAGAAACCATATTATTCGTTCACGGTATCACCACATATTCTTTTATTTGGAAAGAAATGATTCCGTTTTTTAAAGATGATTATGAAATTATCATGATCGATATACTGGGAACCGGTGACTCAGACAAAGCGTTGGAGGAGAATATATCGCTAAAAAAACAAGCCCATGTTCTAAGAGATTTCTGCGAACACTTACAACTCTCCAAAATTCATTTGGTATGCCACGATATTGGGGGTGGTATCGGACAGATTTTTTCTGTTAACTGGCCTAATCTGCTATCTGATTTAACACTGATAAACTCCGTAGCTTATAACTTTTGGCCGGTACAGCCAATTATTACCATGCGTACTCCTATTATTCGACAGCTGGCAATGGCGTCGCTCGACTTGGGAATGTTTGAGCTAATTGTAAAACGAGGTTTATACTACAAAGAAAAACTCAATAAAGAATGGATGCAGCTATTTCAGCGACCTATGAAAACAGCTTCAGGCCGTAAGGGATTTTTACACCTTGCCAAATGCCTTGATAACTCAAATCTTACTGAAATAGAAGAAGAGCTTAGAAACCTTTCTCTTCCTGTTTTAATTATTCGGGCGGAAGCAGATGTCTATCTCAGCTCTT
It contains:
- a CDS encoding acyltransferase family protein — translated: MKTRIYFLDHLRTLMIFLVVVLHSGLVYEHVLQNSWIVVDPVKANSIGMIRLYLDLFIMFTIFFISGYLIPMSLKSKTSIEFIKSKVKRILIPWLIAVFALIPAYKFIFLYSRGLPQEEWFSYFHFFERAGSDLSFYANNPAQNWLWFLPVLFLFQVIYLVLAKTKVLSLKINLKTAVIVMFVVGVVSSVTIAQMGLNGWYDSAILHFQRERLLVYFMSFLLGTLCYKLKVFDSTQKNKRLYIVANVVLTFALGIFTAVALNTFFNIIDPARNYYFISQFADRVVYYAFGLASQLTLLYVFLYGFRHSLNKRYALMDELNRNSYSVYIIHTIVLGVVALSLMALPIPSMVKFLMVTILTFGLSNLLIYSWRTIRQRTVNTKTVATAVMSVVIILAAFTAYPGTTENKEQKTETTETSTAPQSGKSIHAAVIAGDLETVKRIIESGADLNEKEPAGGSSPLMTACVFGKTEIAKALIDAGADLNVTNNDGSTALHTAAFFCRTEIVKALLNKGIDSSVVNNSGSTALQSVQAPFEMVKGIYEYFAKVYEPLGLQLDLNRIEKARPVIAEIISTNS
- a CDS encoding serine hydrolase; amino-acid sequence: MKLLIGRMLLILVILQAVLGASSCNNKKAEEVILTPPAEMNDGINVGTPNDANIDERYIKDAIQKIYAGKFGEIHSMLIYKNNKLVVEQYFPGHLYAWDKPYYYGDYVEYGPETKHSVMSVTKSFVSACIGIAVDKGFIKSVDQSIFDYLPEHQHLKTNNREYITIEHLLTMTSGLAWDEWSAAHGTESTNDMDRLYFDCNDPVTCVLDREWWAEPGTSFTYNGGGIVILGEILRNATGLDLDEFSKKYLFEPLGIKEGTWMKYPDGVVVEAASSLSVTPRNMLKLGITYLDNGMWNGERILSADWVAKSSTVYNNNSGIKLPIEDSGKNGYGYTWWQSELYHGGKNIKMYRANGWGGQVIMVFPALDMTVVFTSGNWAGKSKLFKLVRQYILPSVEM
- a CDS encoding helix-turn-helix domain-containing protein; its protein translation is MPNLNTAEKSFLNQITQLVEDNISNEQFGVSELADAVGMSRSNLLRKIKKLTELSASQFIRNVRLKYATELLQEGSYTVSEISYKVGFGSPSYFIKCFRELYGFPPGEMGMQEEPAEQEPETEPELQAPVPKKKFPLLLISFFAIVAIAAILYFVLRPDSENTKKIKSIAVLPFLNDSNDTTNVYIINGLMEATLNNLQQIKDLRVISRTSVEQYRNNPKPSPEIAKELNATYLIEGSGQKIGDQILLNIQLIEAKTDKHLWSQQYRRDTEDIFTLQADVAKSIAEQIEAIVTPEEIERIEKAPTDNLEAYDLFLKGYDLLGKPTEENLKAAIPYFKQAIQHDEEFARSYAAIAIAFYLLDQNKTEKQFADSINYYADQALFYDSKLPQSLTAKALFYMEHSEYELALPYFEKALEISPNSDVVLIFMVELYVNYLPNTEKYLEYALKGLEIDIVAAYDSAAASYSYLHISNAFIQSGFVDEAEKYIDISLEYLPNNLYSQYVKAYIDYAKNEDLNQLNKSLLTTFEKDKTRLDILQEVAKSYYYLRDFETAAKYYKAFVEARETYNLEIYRSENGKIAVTFDKVGEQELADKYFEQYRTWAENDPSIYSNFSLAYYYSYKGDTDKAIEYLKAFTKQENFHYWTVLFTPIDPLMENLKQHPQYNKVFREIEAKFEANHKRIKKSLQEKGLL
- a CDS encoding alpha/beta hydrolase, which gives rise to MDIYDHPQNIEIRGKKIAYYRYGKGETILFVHGITTYSFIWKEMIPFFKDDYEIIMIDILGTGDSDKALEENISLKKQAHVLRDFCEHLQLSKIHLVCHDIGGGIGQIFSVNWPNLLSDLTLINSVAYNFWPVQPIITMRTPIIRQLAMASLDLGMFELIVKRGLYYKEKLNKEWMQLFQRPMKTASGRKGFLHLAKCLDNSNLTEIEEELRNLSLPVLIIRAEADVYLSSSIAEKLHSEIPNSQFVKIKDAGHFIQIDVPEKVAEHILNFIKPDDKGFK